One stretch of Equus caballus isolate H_3958 breed thoroughbred chromosome 24, TB-T2T, whole genome shotgun sequence DNA includes these proteins:
- the ZC2HC1C gene encoding zinc finger C2HC domain-containing protein 1C isoform X3 has product MAGLQLAPPLPVGVMLPYNKTETPRLHPAEQDPYEKGDSPQRSSMGHLRNNFQQKLWSNKELTLDNLSTHPKWSTCTKVRSHSHPHRAGVSQQDPGSKPQGQAKCLFYSSGPQSRYSEANNQDFIPFTKKRVGVDRAYPLKPVFHRKSRSIGEAGTDGDQDVSPRPPEPGEFSYSSFGSRNWVNSSVAGTVAATQGERAMANLNTTAWMRIQRLEAAGENLQEEIRRKETLLREKLKKTEEELRRIRKEKQQAEENERRELQGETPPRRRVKG; this is encoded by the coding sequence ATGGCTGGTCTCCAGTTGGCGCCACCTCTGCCTGTGGGCGTTATGCTCCCATATAATAAAACGGAAACTCCAAGGCTCCACCCAGCCGAGCAAGACCCCTATGAAAAAGGTGACTCTCCCCAGCGGTCCTCAATGGGGCACCTGAGGAACAATTTCCAGCAGAAGCTTTGGAGCAACAAAGAGCTGACACTGGATAATCTCTCCACTCACCCCAAGTGGAGCACCTGCACAAAAGTCCGGAGCCACTCCCATCCCCACCGTGCTGGAGTCAGCCAGCAAGATCCAGGAAGCAAGCCCCAGGGCCAAGCAAAGTGTTTGTTTTACTCATCAGGCCCTCAATCCCGGTATTCCGAAGCAAACAACCAGGACTTCATCCCGTTTACAAAGAAGCGAGTTGGAGTAGATCGGGCATACCCACTGAAACCTGTGTTCCATCGGAAGTCTCGTAGTATAGGTGAGGCTGGCACTGATGGGGACCAGGATGTCTCTCCAAGACCCCCTGAGCCAGGAGAGTTTTCATACAGCAGCTTTGGTTCAAGAAACTGGGTGAATTCCTCTGTGGCTGGCACTGTTGCTGCCACGCAGGGGGAGAGGGCGATGGCAAACCTCAACACGACTGCGTGGATGCGGATCCAAAGACTAGAGGCTGCAGGAGAGAACTTACAGGAGGAAATCCGAAGAAAAGAGACCCTCCTGAGGGAAAAGCTgaagaagacagaggaggaaCTCAGAAGGATCCGGAAGGAAAAGCAACAGgcagaggaaaatgaaagaagagagctCCAGGGAGAGACACCCCCCAGGAGGAGAGTTAAAG